In a genomic window of Streptomyces roseoviridis:
- a CDS encoding SDR family NAD(P)-dependent oxidoreductase, with amino-acid sequence MTSRLENKTALVTGASRGIGRAIALRLAKDGAVVAVNYSGNETAAKETVALIEEAGGRAFTVQASLGQPGAIERLLDGTRAGLVELTGSDRLDILVNNAAATGFAGAGPASVTEEILDNCYNINAKAPFLLIQKALELIPDGGHIVNVSSGVTHSAFPIQIAYAMSKGALEQITLHMAPVLAPRNITINTVAPGVTDNGDPVFQDPEALKQMSALSTFNRVGTVEEVADIVAFVASDEARWMTGSFVDATGGTLLG; translated from the coding sequence ATGACCAGCAGGCTTGAGAACAAGACGGCGCTCGTCACCGGCGCCAGCCGGGGCATCGGCCGCGCCATCGCGCTGCGCCTCGCGAAGGACGGCGCGGTCGTCGCCGTCAACTACTCCGGCAACGAGACCGCCGCGAAGGAGACCGTGGCGCTGATCGAGGAGGCCGGGGGCCGCGCGTTCACCGTGCAGGCCAGCCTCGGGCAGCCGGGTGCGATCGAGCGGCTCCTCGACGGCACCAGGGCCGGTCTGGTCGAGCTGACCGGCTCGGACCGGCTGGACATCCTGGTGAACAACGCCGCGGCCACCGGCTTCGCCGGCGCGGGCCCGGCCTCGGTCACCGAGGAGATCCTCGACAACTGCTACAACATCAACGCCAAGGCGCCGTTCCTGCTCATCCAGAAGGCCCTGGAGCTGATCCCGGACGGCGGCCACATCGTCAACGTCTCCTCCGGCGTCACCCACTCCGCGTTCCCGATCCAGATCGCGTACGCGATGAGCAAGGGCGCCCTGGAGCAGATCACCCTGCACATGGCCCCGGTGCTCGCGCCCCGCAACATCACCATCAACACCGTCGCCCCGGGCGTCACCGACAACGGCGACCCGGTCTTCCAGGACCCCGAGGCCCTCAAGCAGATGTCCGCCCTTTCGACCTTCAACCGGGTCGGCACGGTGGAGGAGGTCGCCGACATCGTCGCGTTCGTCGCCTCCGACGAGGCCCGCTGGATGACCGGTTCGTTCGTCGACGCCACCGGCGGCACCCTTCTCGGCTGA
- a CDS encoding LLM class flavin-dependent oxidoreductase, producing the protein MATTPSARSVVFGFGAHSVIGEAPALLEMAQLADREKLDLFSLSDHPYVGQRLDAYATVGFVIGRTRHLAGFANVSNLPTRPPAMLARTVTTLSALSGGRVVLGMGAGGLWERIADMGVEPLTPSQAVDAFEEAIVLVKKLSGGGPPVTFEGRHYQVRQIDPAPVPAPPVWTGSVGPKSLAATGRVADGWIPGHAADWLSPRYRASRPVVDDAARSVGRDPREVRTIFNFPGQITDRPVARTRDRDGRWLGGSVDQWIEELTGAVVEHGASGFMLFSPRGGTPDLASLGRWAGQIAPAVREAVAKHAG; encoded by the coding sequence TTGGCAACGACACCGTCCGCACGCTCCGTCGTCTTCGGCTTCGGCGCGCACAGCGTCATCGGCGAGGCGCCCGCGCTGCTGGAGATGGCCCAACTCGCGGACCGGGAGAAGCTCGACCTCTTCTCCCTGTCGGACCACCCCTACGTGGGGCAGCGCCTGGACGCGTACGCCACCGTCGGCTTCGTCATCGGCCGTACGCGGCACCTGGCGGGCTTCGCCAACGTCAGCAACCTGCCGACCCGGCCGCCCGCCATGCTGGCGCGGACGGTGACGACGCTGTCCGCGCTCTCCGGCGGCCGGGTCGTGCTCGGCATGGGCGCCGGCGGGCTGTGGGAGCGGATCGCCGACATGGGCGTCGAACCGCTCACCCCGTCCCAGGCCGTGGACGCCTTCGAGGAGGCGATCGTCCTCGTCAAGAAGCTGTCCGGCGGCGGCCCGCCGGTCACCTTCGAGGGCCGCCACTACCAGGTCCGGCAGATCGACCCGGCCCCCGTCCCGGCGCCGCCGGTGTGGACCGGGTCGGTGGGCCCCAAGTCCCTCGCCGCCACCGGCCGGGTGGCCGACGGCTGGATCCCCGGCCACGCGGCGGACTGGCTCAGCCCCCGCTACCGCGCCTCCCGCCCGGTCGTCGACGACGCCGCCCGGTCCGTGGGCCGCGATCCGCGCGAGGTCCGCACGATCTTCAACTTCCCCGGCCAGATCACCGACCGGCCGGTGGCCCGGACCCGCGACCGGGACGGCCGCTGGCTCGGCGGCAGCGTCGACCAGTGGATCGAGGAGCTGACCGGCGCCGTCGTCGAGCACGGCGCGTCCGGCTTCATGCTCTTCTCGCCCCGCGGCGGCACCCCCGACCTCGCGTCCCTCGGCCGCTGGGCCGGTCAGATCGCCCCGGCGGTGCGCGAGGCCGTCGCCAAGCACGCCGGCTAG
- a CDS encoding methyltransferase, translated as MAVDTPDTSVNPGPIMGLILGSWQSRILLAAVEYDLFTELAEGPATTAELAERLGLVERGTNDLLAGLVHLGLLETSGGKFTNAPVSDAFLVKGRPAYLGGYLHFCEQELNPAWNGLADSLRTGKPQNQAAVAGNPYDSLYADAEATDGFLDSMDLLSAPIAQALSRIDWSGYTSFVDVGGARGNFAHEVVKHNPHLKGAVFDLPPLQSAFERHMDRLGDTGLTFHGGDFFKDDLPKADVLVFGHVLHNWGVEDRLTLLKRAYDALEPGGAVFVYDPMAGGEQPSMHGALAGLTMLVWSRGGHEYSADALHGWLREAGFEPETVEVDGLHEDVLVIGRKRA; from the coding sequence ATGGCAGTCGACACGCCCGACACCTCCGTGAACCCCGGCCCGATCATGGGCCTGATCCTCGGCTCCTGGCAGTCGCGGATCCTGCTCGCGGCCGTCGAGTACGACCTGTTCACCGAGCTGGCCGAGGGCCCGGCGACCACCGCCGAGCTGGCCGAGCGCCTCGGCCTGGTCGAGCGCGGCACCAACGACCTGCTCGCCGGTCTCGTCCACCTCGGCCTGCTGGAGACGTCCGGCGGGAAGTTCACCAACGCCCCCGTCAGCGACGCCTTCCTGGTCAAGGGCCGCCCCGCCTACCTCGGCGGCTACCTGCACTTCTGCGAGCAGGAGCTGAACCCGGCGTGGAACGGCCTGGCCGACTCGCTGCGCACCGGAAAGCCGCAGAACCAGGCCGCCGTCGCCGGCAACCCGTACGACAGCCTGTACGCGGACGCCGAGGCGACCGACGGCTTCCTCGACAGCATGGACCTGCTCAGCGCCCCCATCGCGCAGGCCCTCAGCCGCATCGACTGGAGCGGCTACACCTCCTTCGTCGACGTCGGCGGCGCGCGCGGCAACTTCGCGCACGAGGTCGTCAAGCACAACCCGCACCTGAAGGGCGCGGTCTTCGACCTGCCGCCGCTCCAGTCCGCCTTCGAGCGGCACATGGACCGGCTCGGCGACACCGGCCTGACCTTCCACGGAGGCGACTTCTTCAAGGACGACCTGCCCAAGGCCGACGTCCTCGTCTTCGGCCACGTGCTGCACAACTGGGGCGTCGAGGACCGCCTCACCCTCCTCAAGCGCGCCTACGACGCCCTGGAGCCGGGCGGCGCCGTCTTCGTCTACGACCCGATGGCGGGCGGCGAGCAGCCGTCCATGCACGGCGCCCTGGCGGGTCTCACCATGCTCGTCTGGTCCCGCGGCGGCCACGAGTACTCCGCCGACGCCCTGCACGGCTGGCTGCGCGAGGCCGGCTTCGAGCCCGAGACCGTCGAGGTGGACGGGCTGCACGAGGACGTCCTGGTCATCGGCCGCAAGCGCGCCTGA
- a CDS encoding MFS transporter codes for MTATAVPPTGAAPEPEVTWDARQWSRLLVLSGNMLLDAIEVSVILIALPTLAARFGLTPWGAQWMMSGFALGFAALLLLGPVLCARLGRRRAYLGAMLLFGAASLAGGLAGGPALLVAVRVVKGCCAALTAPTGLAIINDLFPEGPERRRALSVYSLFGAAGFTAGLLLAGGLLEADWRWVFVFPAPVALVLLVAGAYVLPREGGGPGGDGAPAGGGAVAGPGPGDGDAGARSGDGGPAAGPGAGTGGGAADSGAPAHRPGARLPSLALLKRGPLLRSALGAASLNGTYQAVLVVMVFQMADDFGWSPWLSALALLPACVPLALTVPFAGRFIARHGSGRLVTLGALFPLLGYGLYLARPDSGSYPLGMLPVLLLVEAGFCCAFVALNTQATAGLDPADRGAAVSLYQAAVQLGAAVLLPAAALLLTHATGPRPALVLITAVGALGLVAALARRGAR; via the coding sequence GTGACCGCGACCGCCGTCCCCCCGACGGGAGCCGCCCCGGAGCCCGAGGTGACGTGGGACGCACGCCAGTGGTCCCGGCTCCTCGTGCTCTCCGGCAACATGCTGCTCGACGCGATCGAGGTGTCGGTCATCCTCATCGCGCTGCCCACGCTCGCCGCGCGGTTCGGTCTGACGCCGTGGGGCGCCCAGTGGATGATGAGCGGCTTCGCGCTCGGCTTCGCCGCGCTGCTGCTGCTCGGCCCCGTGCTGTGCGCCCGGCTCGGGCGGCGCCGGGCCTACCTGGGCGCGATGCTGCTGTTCGGGGCGGCCTCCCTCGCGGGCGGCCTCGCCGGCGGGCCCGCGCTGCTCGTGGCCGTACGCGTCGTCAAGGGCTGCTGCGCGGCGCTGACCGCGCCGACCGGCCTGGCCATCATCAACGACCTCTTCCCCGAGGGGCCCGAGCGGCGGCGGGCCCTTTCGGTGTACTCGCTGTTCGGCGCGGCCGGCTTCACCGCCGGACTGCTGCTGGCCGGCGGGCTGCTGGAGGCGGACTGGCGCTGGGTCTTCGTCTTCCCGGCGCCGGTGGCCCTGGTGCTGCTGGTCGCCGGGGCGTACGTGCTGCCGCGCGAGGGCGGTGGTCCCGGTGGTGACGGCGCTCCGGCCGGCGGCGGTGCGGTGGCCGGCCCCGGCCCCGGTGACGGCGATGCGGGGGCCCGCTCTGGCGACGGCGGTCCCGCGGCCGGTCCCGGCGCCGGTACGGGCGGTGGCGCCGCCGACAGCGGCGCTCCGGCGCACCGGCCGGGCGCGCGGCTGCCGAGCCTCGCGCTGCTGAAGCGGGGCCCGCTGCTGCGGTCCGCGCTCGGCGCCGCCTCCCTCAACGGCACCTACCAGGCCGTCCTGGTCGTCATGGTCTTCCAGATGGCGGACGACTTCGGCTGGTCGCCCTGGCTGTCCGCGCTCGCGCTGCTGCCCGCCTGCGTCCCGCTCGCGCTGACCGTGCCGTTCGCCGGCCGGTTCATCGCCCGCCACGGCAGCGGCCGGCTCGTCACGCTCGGCGCGCTCTTCCCGCTCCTCGGATACGGGCTGTACCTGGCCCGTCCCGACAGCGGCTCCTATCCGCTCGGCATGCTGCCGGTCCTGCTGCTCGTGGAGGCCGGTTTCTGCTGCGCGTTCGTCGCCCTGAACACCCAGGCGACGGCCGGTCTCGACCCGGCGGACCGGGGTGCGGCCGTGTCGCTGTACCAGGCCGCGGTCCAGCTCGGCGCCGCCGTGCTGCTGCCGGCGGCCGCCCTGCTGCTCACCCACGCCACGGGCCCGCGGCCGGCGCTGGTGCTGATCACCGCCGTCGGCGCGCTCGGCCTCGTGGCCGCGCTGGCCCGCCGCGGGGCGCGCTGA
- a CDS encoding SDR family oxidoreductase, with product MSAHPARVAVVTGANKGIGREIVRQLAERGHTVYLGARDERRGREAAAALSVGGLDVRFLHLDVTDEDSVALAAKRLAEEAGVLHVLVNNAGVGGPMQLPSETPAEQVRTVYETNVFGVITVTNALLPLLRKAPSARIVNVSSAIGSLKSAAENNDQTGEHPPGEFPVTLLSYASSKTALNAVTLAYANELRGTGILVNAASPGFVATDINGHHGRLTTEQGARIPVLLATLPDDGPTATFLGEDGTPEGQVLDW from the coding sequence ATGTCCGCCCACCCCGCGCGCGTCGCCGTCGTCACCGGAGCCAACAAGGGGATCGGCCGCGAGATCGTCCGGCAGCTCGCCGAGCGCGGCCACACCGTCTACCTCGGGGCCCGCGACGAGCGGCGCGGCCGCGAGGCCGCCGCCGCCCTGTCCGTGGGCGGCCTCGACGTGCGCTTCCTGCACCTCGACGTCACGGACGAGGACTCCGTCGCGCTCGCCGCGAAGCGGCTGGCCGAGGAGGCGGGCGTGCTGCACGTCCTGGTCAACAACGCCGGCGTCGGCGGCCCCATGCAGCTGCCCAGCGAGACCCCCGCCGAGCAGGTCCGCACGGTCTACGAGACCAACGTCTTCGGCGTGATCACCGTGACCAACGCCCTGCTGCCGCTGCTGCGCAAGGCGCCGTCCGCCCGGATCGTCAACGTCAGCAGCGCCATCGGCTCGCTGAAGTCGGCCGCCGAGAACAACGACCAGACCGGGGAGCACCCGCCGGGCGAGTTCCCGGTGACGCTGCTGTCGTACGCGTCGTCCAAGACGGCCCTGAACGCGGTCACCCTGGCGTACGCCAACGAGCTGCGCGGCACCGGAATCCTCGTCAACGCCGCCTCCCCCGGCTTCGTGGCCACCGACATCAACGGGCACCACGGCCGGCTCACCACCGAGCAGGGCGCCCGCATCCCCGTGCTGCTCGCGACCCTCCCCGACGACGGGCCGACCGCCACCTTCCTCGGCGAGGACGGCACGCCCGAGGGCCAGGTGCTGGACTGGTGA
- a CDS encoding SDR family oxidoreductase, with product MARTSATRTDVVVVGAGPVGLFLAAELRAGGADVVVVEKLTEPTGESRASILHARTMEIFADRGFLPRLGELPPVGPGHFGGLRLDLAEADPDHPYAGQWECLQYHLETELQAYALDLGAEIRRGHTVTGLRDTGEGVRVEVRGPGGGARAGSYAIDARYVVGCDGEHSTVRALGGFETAGHDADKVMLRADVAGIEIANRRLQRFDGGIATAYRRPDGTTRLMVHRFGEQPAGEVTFAQVVSAWAAVTGEDIGHGEPRWLNRFGTVSRQVTAYRRGRLLLAGDAAHSQMPVGGQAVNLGLQDAANLGWKLARVVTGADRPELLDTYHAERHPVGARTLANIEAQARLLFGTQEVVALRDVFGELLGQAPVRRHLARMISGLDVTERPRPAAPAPTRPAARPAPHPPHIHQPGRSTVDRLTDKTALVTGSSRGIGRATAIRLAREGALVAVHYTANEQAANDTVELIEKEGGSAFTVRAELGVPGDVHELFLGLERGLKERTGDTRLDILVNNAAVTSTGSAPEDLTPEEFDHYFAVNAKAPYFIVQRALGQMPSGGRIVNLTTGVTRTSVPDQVAYAMTKGAIEQLTFQLARILAPRGITINSVAPGITNNGGPIFDNPQAVEAMAKFSAFNRVGEAGDVADVITFLTTDEARWITGAFIDATGGTLLG from the coding sequence ATGGCCCGCACGTCTGCCACCCGCACCGATGTCGTGGTCGTCGGCGCCGGGCCCGTCGGTCTCTTCCTGGCGGCCGAACTGCGGGCCGGCGGCGCCGACGTCGTCGTCGTGGAGAAGCTGACGGAGCCGACCGGCGAGTCCAGGGCGTCGATCCTGCACGCGCGGACCATGGAGATCTTCGCCGACCGCGGTTTCCTGCCGCGGCTCGGCGAACTCCCGCCGGTCGGCCCCGGCCACTTCGGCGGCCTGCGCCTCGACCTGGCCGAGGCCGACCCGGACCATCCGTACGCCGGGCAGTGGGAGTGCCTCCAGTACCACCTGGAGACCGAACTCCAGGCGTACGCGCTCGACCTGGGCGCCGAGATCCGGCGCGGTCACACCGTGACCGGGCTGCGGGACACCGGCGAGGGGGTGCGCGTCGAGGTGCGCGGCCCCGGCGGCGGCGCCCGCGCCGGCTCGTACGCGATCGACGCCCGCTATGTCGTCGGCTGCGACGGCGAGCACAGCACCGTGCGCGCGCTCGGCGGCTTCGAGACCGCCGGTCACGACGCCGACAAGGTGATGCTGCGCGCCGACGTCGCCGGCATCGAGATCGCCAACCGGCGCCTCCAGCGCTTCGACGGCGGCATCGCCACCGCGTACCGCAGGCCCGACGGCACCACCCGGCTGATGGTCCACCGCTTCGGCGAGCAGCCGGCCGGCGAGGTCACCTTCGCGCAGGTGGTGTCCGCCTGGGCCGCCGTGACCGGCGAGGACATCGGGCACGGCGAGCCGCGCTGGCTCAACCGCTTCGGGACCGTCTCGCGGCAGGTCACCGCCTACCGGCGCGGCCGGCTGCTGCTTGCCGGCGACGCCGCGCACAGCCAGATGCCGGTCGGCGGGCAGGCGGTCAACCTGGGCCTCCAGGACGCGGCGAACCTGGGCTGGAAGCTGGCCCGGGTCGTCACCGGCGCGGACCGGCCCGAGCTGCTCGACACCTACCACGCCGAACGGCATCCGGTCGGGGCGCGCACGCTGGCCAACATCGAGGCGCAGGCCCGGCTGCTGTTCGGCACACAGGAGGTCGTCGCGCTGCGCGACGTCTTCGGCGAACTGCTCGGACAGGCCCCGGTGCGCCGCCACCTCGCCCGCATGATCAGCGGCCTCGACGTCACGGAACGGCCCCGCCCGGCGGCGCCCGCGCCGACCCGGCCGGCCGCGCGTCCGGCGCCGCACCCCCCGCACATCCACCAACCCGGAAGGTCAACCGTGGACAGGCTCACCGACAAGACGGCCCTCGTGACCGGTTCGAGTCGCGGCATCGGCAGGGCGACCGCCATCCGGCTCGCCCGCGAGGGCGCGCTCGTCGCCGTGCACTACACCGCCAACGAGCAGGCGGCGAACGACACCGTCGAGCTCATCGAGAAGGAGGGCGGCAGCGCCTTCACCGTCCGCGCCGAACTGGGCGTGCCCGGCGACGTGCACGAGCTGTTCCTCGGCCTGGAGCGCGGCCTGAAGGAGCGCACCGGCGACACCCGCCTGGACATCCTGGTCAACAACGCGGCGGTCACGTCGACGGGTTCGGCGCCGGAGGACCTCACGCCCGAGGAGTTCGACCACTACTTCGCCGTCAACGCGAAGGCGCCGTACTTCATCGTGCAGCGGGCCCTCGGGCAGATGCCCAGCGGCGGCCGGATCGTCAACCTCACCACCGGCGTCACCCGCACCTCCGTGCCCGACCAGGTCGCCTACGCCATGACCAAGGGCGCGATCGAACAGCTCACCTTCCAGCTGGCCCGCATCCTCGCCCCGCGCGGCATCACCATCAACAGCGTGGCGCCCGGCATCACCAACAACGGCGGCCCGATCTTCGACAACCCGCAGGCGGTCGAGGCGATGGCGAAGTTCTCGGCCTTCAACCGGGTCGGCGAGGCCGGTGACGTCGCCGACGTCATCACCTTCCTGACCACCGACGAGGCCCGCTGGATCACCGGCGCCTTCATCGACGCCACCGGCGGCACCCTCCTCGGCTGA
- a CDS encoding FAD-dependent monooxygenase, producing the protein MDASVVVVGAGPAGLMLAGELRLAGIDVTVLERHAGRTGESRGIGLTIGTMEVFDQRGLLRRLGDYETSGMGHFGGIPLDMGVLGAFHEAAKTVPQSVTEEALEAWATELGADIRRGHAFVSYEETGDGVTVTVRHEDGEDRLRARYLVGCDGGRSTVRKQAGFDFPGTAATTEMLLADLRGVDLEPRMTGQHTDGGFVMVAKLPGGIHRIIVGEHGVPPRKRTGPPEFAEVADVWKRLTGIDIGHAEPVWVSAFGNASRQVTEYRRGRVLLAGDSAHVHLPAGGQGMNTSVQDSHNLGWKLAAVLRGDAPEELLDTYHSERHEVGRGLLANTRAQSLLILGGEESVPLRDVLAELVRIPGVSRHLAAKVSGLDIRYDMGGGSSPLLGRRLPHLPLTVEGRATSSTELLRTGRGVLLDLDDTAVLRRRAQPWRDRVDIVTATPGDVPADSPLAGASAVLLRPDGYVAWAAPGSHLGLSGALARWFGPALGQR; encoded by the coding sequence ATGGACGCTTCGGTGGTCGTTGTTGGAGCGGGACCCGCCGGGCTGATGCTCGCCGGGGAACTGCGCCTGGCGGGGATCGACGTCACGGTGCTCGAACGGCATGCCGGGCGCACCGGGGAGTCCCGGGGCATCGGTCTGACCATCGGCACGATGGAGGTCTTCGACCAGCGCGGACTGCTGCGCCGGCTCGGCGACTACGAGACCAGCGGCATGGGCCACTTCGGCGGCATCCCGCTGGACATGGGCGTGCTCGGCGCCTTCCACGAGGCGGCCAAGACGGTGCCGCAGTCGGTGACCGAGGAGGCCCTGGAGGCGTGGGCGACCGAGCTCGGCGCCGACATCCGCCGTGGGCACGCGTTCGTCTCGTACGAGGAGACCGGCGACGGCGTCACGGTCACCGTGCGCCACGAGGACGGCGAGGACCGGCTGCGGGCCCGCTACCTCGTCGGCTGCGACGGCGGCCGCAGCACCGTCCGCAAGCAGGCCGGGTTCGACTTCCCCGGCACGGCCGCCACCACCGAGATGCTCCTGGCCGACCTGCGCGGGGTCGACCTGGAGCCGCGGATGACCGGCCAGCACACCGACGGCGGCTTCGTGATGGTCGCCAAGCTGCCCGGCGGCATCCACCGGATCATCGTCGGCGAGCACGGGGTGCCCCCGCGCAAGCGCACCGGCCCGCCGGAGTTCGCCGAGGTCGCCGACGTGTGGAAGCGGCTCACCGGCATCGACATCGGCCACGCCGAGCCGGTGTGGGTCAGCGCCTTCGGCAACGCCTCCCGGCAGGTCACCGAATACCGCCGGGGCCGCGTCCTGCTGGCCGGCGACTCCGCGCACGTGCACCTGCCCGCGGGCGGCCAGGGCATGAACACCAGCGTCCAGGACTCCCACAACCTGGGCTGGAAGCTGGCCGCCGTGCTGCGCGGCGACGCGCCGGAGGAGCTGCTCGACACCTACCACTCCGAGCGGCACGAGGTGGGCCGCGGGCTGCTCGCCAACACCCGGGCGCAGAGCCTGCTGATCCTCGGCGGCGAGGAGTCGGTGCCGCTGCGGGACGTCCTGGCCGAGCTGGTCCGGATCCCCGGCGTGTCCCGGCACCTGGCCGCCAAGGTCAGCGGGCTCGACATCCGCTACGACATGGGCGGCGGGTCCAGCCCGCTGCTCGGGCGGCGCCTTCCGCACCTGCCGCTGACGGTGGAGGGCCGCGCCACCAGCAGCACCGAGCTGCTGCGCACCGGCCGCGGGGTGCTCCTCGACCTCGACGACACGGCCGTGCTGCGGCGCCGCGCGCAGCCCTGGCGGGACCGCGTCGACATCGTGACCGCCACGCCCGGCGACGTTCCCGCCGACAGCCCGCTCGCGGGCGCCTCGGCGGTGCTGCTGCGCCCCGACGGCTATGTCGCCTGGGCCGCGCCGGGCAGCCACCTCGGCCTGAGCGGCGCGCTGGCCCGCTGGTTCGGGCCGGCGCTCGGTCAGCGGTGA